A genomic segment from Klebsiella africana encodes:
- the rplV gene encoding 50S ribosomal protein L22: protein METLAQHRHARSSAQKVRLVADLIRGKKVSQALDILTYTNKKAAVLVKKVLESAIANAEHNDGADIDDLKVAKIFVDEGPSMKRIMPRAKGRADRILKRTSHITVVVSDR from the coding sequence ATGGAAACTTTAGCTCAACATCGCCATGCTCGTTCTTCTGCTCAGAAGGTTCGCCTTGTTGCTGACCTGATTCGCGGTAAGAAAGTGTCGCAGGCCCTGGATATTCTGACCTACACCAACAAAAAAGCTGCTGTACTGGTCAAGAAGGTACTGGAATCTGCCATTGCTAACGCTGAACACAACGATGGCGCTGACATTGATGATCTGAAAGTTGCGAAAATTTTCGTAGACGAAGGCCCGAGCATGAAGCGCATTATGCCGCGTGCTAAAGGTCGTGCAGATCGCATCCTGAAGCGCACCAGCCACATCACTGTGGTTGTGTCCGATCGCTGA
- the rpsC gene encoding 30S ribosomal protein S3, with protein MGQKVHPNGIRLGIVKPWNSTWFANTKEFADNLDSDFKVRQFLTKELAKASVSRIVIERPAKSIRVTIHTARPGIVIGKKGEDVEKLRKVVADIAGVPAQINIAEVRKPELDAKLVADSITSQLERRVMFRRAMKRAVQNAMRLGAKGIKVEVSGRLGGAEIARTEWYREGRVPLHTLRADIDYNTSEAHTTYGVIGVKVWIFKGEILGGMAAVEQPEPAAQPKKQQRKGRK; from the coding sequence ATGGGTCAGAAAGTACATCCTAATGGTATTCGCCTGGGTATTGTCAAACCATGGAACTCTACCTGGTTCGCGAACACCAAAGAATTCGCTGACAACCTGGACAGCGATTTTAAAGTACGTCAGTTCCTGACTAAAGAACTGGCTAAAGCGTCTGTATCTCGCATCGTTATCGAGCGTCCGGCTAAGAGCATCCGTGTGACCATTCACACCGCTCGCCCGGGTATCGTTATCGGTAAGAAAGGCGAAGACGTAGAAAAACTGCGCAAGGTCGTAGCGGATATCGCTGGCGTACCTGCACAGATCAATATCGCCGAAGTTCGTAAACCTGAACTGGACGCAAAACTGGTTGCTGACAGCATCACTTCTCAGCTGGAACGTCGCGTTATGTTCCGTCGTGCGATGAAGCGTGCTGTACAGAACGCAATGCGTCTGGGCGCTAAAGGTATCAAAGTTGAAGTTAGCGGCCGTCTGGGCGGCGCGGAAATCGCACGTACCGAATGGTACCGTGAAGGTCGCGTACCGCTGCACACTCTGCGTGCTGACATCGACTACAACACCTCTGAAGCGCACACCACTTACGGTGTAATCGGCGTTAAGGTATGGATCTTCAAAGGTGAGATCCTGGGTGGTATGGCTGCTGTTGAACAACCGGAACCGGCTGCTCAACCTAAAAAGCAGCAGCGTAAAGGCCGTAAATAA
- the rplP gene encoding 50S ribosomal protein L16 produces the protein MLQPKRTKFRKVHKGRNRGLAQGTDVSFGTFGLKAVGRGRLTARQIEAARRAMTRAVKRQGKIWIRVFPDKPITEKPLEVRMGKGKGNVEYWVALIQPGKVLYEMDGVPEELAREAFGLAAAKLPIKTTFVTKTVM, from the coding sequence ATGTTACAACCAAAGCGTACAAAATTCCGTAAAGTGCACAAAGGCCGCAACCGTGGTCTGGCGCAGGGTACGGATGTTAGCTTCGGCACTTTCGGTCTGAAAGCTGTTGGCCGTGGTCGTCTGACTGCACGTCAGATCGAAGCAGCACGTCGTGCTATGACCCGTGCAGTTAAGCGTCAAGGTAAGATCTGGATCCGTGTATTCCCGGACAAACCGATCACCGAGAAGCCGCTGGAAGTTCGTATGGGTAAAGGTAAAGGTAACGTGGAGTACTGGGTTGCCTTGATTCAGCCGGGTAAAGTCCTGTATGAAATGGACGGTGTACCGGAAGAGCTGGCCCGTGAAGCATTCGGCCTGGCAGCAGCGAAACTGCCGATCAAAACCACCTTTGTAACTAAGACGGTGATGTAA
- the rpmC gene encoding 50S ribosomal protein L29, which produces MKAKELREKSVEELNAELLNLLREQFNLRMQAASGQLQQTHLLKQVRRDVARVKTLLTQKAGA; this is translated from the coding sequence ATGAAAGCAAAAGAGCTGCGTGAAAAAAGCGTTGAAGAGCTGAACGCTGAGCTGCTGAACCTGCTGCGTGAGCAGTTCAACCTGCGCATGCAGGCTGCAAGTGGCCAGCTGCAACAGACTCATCTGCTGAAGCAAGTGCGTCGTGATGTTGCACGCGTTAAGACTTTACTGACTCAGAAGGCGGGTGCGTAA
- the rpsQ gene encoding 30S ribosomal protein S17, whose product MTDKIRTLQGRVVSDKMEKSIVVAIERMVKHPVYGKFIKRTTKLHVHDENNECGIGDKVEIRECRPLSKTKSWTLVRVVEKAVL is encoded by the coding sequence ATGACCGATAAAATCCGTACTCTGCAAGGTCGCGTAGTTAGCGACAAAATGGAGAAATCCATTGTTGTTGCTATCGAACGTATGGTGAAACACCCGGTTTACGGTAAATTCATCAAACGTACGACCAAACTGCACGTACATGACGAGAACAACGAATGCGGTATCGGCGACAAGGTTGAAATCCGCGAATGCCGTCCGCTGTCCAAGACTAAGTCCTGGACGCTGGTTCGCGTTGTAGAGAAAGCGGTTCTGTAA
- the rplN gene encoding 50S ribosomal protein L14: MIQEQTMLNVADNSGARRVMCIKVLGGSHRRYAGVGDIIKITIKEAIPRGKVKKGDVLKAVVVRTKKGVRRPDGSVIRFDGNACVILNNNSEQPIGTRIFGPVTRELRTEKFMKIISLAPEVL, encoded by the coding sequence ATGATCCAAGAACAGACTATGCTGAACGTCGCCGACAACTCCGGTGCACGTCGCGTAATGTGTATCAAGGTTCTGGGTGGCTCGCACCGTCGCTACGCAGGCGTAGGCGACATCATCAAGATCACCATCAAAGAAGCAATTCCGCGTGGTAAGGTCAAAAAAGGTGATGTGCTGAAGGCGGTAGTGGTGCGCACCAAGAAGGGTGTTCGTCGCCCGGACGGTTCTGTCATTCGCTTCGATGGTAATGCATGCGTTATTCTGAACAATAACAGCGAGCAGCCTATCGGTACGCGTATTTTTGGGCCGGTAACTCGTGAACTTCGTACCGAGAAGTTCATGAAAATTATCTCTCTGGCACCAGAAGTACTCTAA
- the rplX gene encoding 50S ribosomal protein L24, which produces MAAKIRRDDEVIVLTGKDKGKRGKVKNVLSSGKVIVEGINLVKKHQKPVPALNQPGGIVEKEAAIQVSNVAIFNAATGKADRVGFRFEDGKKVRFFKSNSETIK; this is translated from the coding sequence ATGGCAGCGAAAATCCGTCGTGATGACGAAGTTATCGTGTTAACCGGTAAAGATAAAGGTAAGCGCGGTAAAGTTAAGAATGTCCTGTCTTCCGGCAAGGTCATTGTTGAAGGTATCAACCTGGTTAAGAAACACCAGAAGCCGGTTCCGGCTCTGAACCAACCAGGCGGCATCGTTGAAAAAGAAGCTGCAATTCAGGTTTCTAACGTTGCAATCTTCAATGCGGCAACCGGCAAGGCTGACCGTGTAGGCTTTAGATTCGAAGACGGTAAAAAAGTCCGTTTCTTCAAGTCTAACAGCGAAACTATCAAGTAA
- the rplE gene encoding 50S ribosomal protein L5: protein MAKLHDYYKDEVVKKLMTEFNYNSVMQVPRVEKITLNMGVGEAIADKKLLDNAAADLAAISGQKPLITKARKSVAGFKIRQGYPIGCKVTLRGERMWEFFERLITIAVPRIRDFRGLSAKSFDGRGNYSMGVREQIIFPEIDYDKVDRVRGLDITITTTAKSDEEGRALLAAFDFPFRK from the coding sequence ATGGCGAAACTGCATGATTACTACAAAGACGAAGTAGTTAAGAAACTCATGACTGAGTTTAACTACAATTCTGTCATGCAAGTCCCTCGGGTCGAGAAGATCACCCTGAACATGGGTGTTGGTGAAGCGATCGCTGACAAGAAACTGCTGGATAACGCAGCAGCTGACCTGGCAGCAATCTCCGGTCAAAAACCGCTGATCACCAAAGCACGCAAATCAGTTGCAGGCTTCAAAATCCGTCAGGGCTATCCGATCGGCTGTAAAGTAACTCTGCGTGGCGAACGCATGTGGGAGTTCTTTGAGCGCCTGATCACTATTGCTGTACCGCGTATTCGTGACTTCCGCGGCCTGTCCGCTAAGTCTTTCGACGGTCGTGGCAACTACAGCATGGGTGTCCGTGAGCAGATCATCTTCCCAGAAATCGACTACGATAAAGTCGACCGCGTTCGTGGTTTGGATATTACCATTACCACTACTGCGAAATCTGACGAAGAAGGCCGTGCTCTGCTGGCTGCCTTTGACTTCCCGTTCCGCAAGTAA
- the rpsN gene encoding 30S ribosomal protein S14, translating to MAKQSMKAREVKRVALADKFFAKRAELKAIISDVNATDEDRWNAVLKLQTLPRDSSPSRQRNRCRQTGRPHGFLRKFGLSRIKVREAAMRGEIPGLKKASW from the coding sequence ATGGCTAAGCAATCAATGAAAGCACGCGAAGTAAAGCGCGTGGCTTTAGCTGATAAATTCTTCGCTAAACGCGCTGAACTGAAAGCTATCATCTCTGATGTGAACGCAACCGACGAAGATCGTTGGAATGCCGTTCTCAAGCTGCAGACTCTGCCGCGTGATTCCAGCCCGTCTCGTCAGCGTAACCGCTGCCGTCAAACAGGTCGTCCGCATGGTTTCCTGCGGAAGTTCGGGTTGAGCCGTATTAAGGTCCGTGAAGCCGCTATGCGCGGTGAAATCCCGGGTCTGAAAAAGGCTAGCTGGTAA
- the rpsH gene encoding 30S ribosomal protein S8, with protein MSMQDPIADMLTRIRNGQAANKAAVTMPSSKLKVAIANVLKEEGFIEDFKVEGDTKPELELTLKYFQGKAVVESIQRVSRPGLRIYKKKDELPKVMAGLGIAVVSTSKGVMTDRAARQAGLGGEIICYVA; from the coding sequence ATGAGCATGCAAGATCCGATCGCGGATATGCTGACCCGTATCCGTAACGGTCAGGCCGCGAACAAAGCTGCGGTCACCATGCCTTCCTCCAAGCTGAAAGTGGCAATCGCCAACGTGCTGAAGGAAGAAGGTTTTATCGAAGATTTTAAAGTTGAAGGCGACACCAAGCCTGAACTGGAACTTACTCTCAAGTATTTCCAGGGCAAAGCTGTTGTAGAAAGCATTCAGCGTGTCAGCCGCCCAGGTCTGCGCATCTATAAGAAAAAAGATGAGCTGCCGAAAGTTATGGCCGGTCTGGGTATCGCAGTTGTTTCTACCTCTAAAGGTGTTATGACTGATCGTGCAGCGCGCCAGGCTGGTCTTGGTGGCGAAATTATCTGCTACGTAGCCTAA
- the rplF gene encoding 50S ribosomal protein L6 — protein sequence MSRVAKAPVVVPAGVDVKINGQVITIKGKNGELTRTLNDAVEVKHADNALTFGPRDGYADGWAQAGTARALLNSMVIGVTEGFTKKLQLVGVGYRAAVKGNVVNLALGFSHPVDHQLPAGITAECPTQTEIVLKGADKQVIGQVAADLRAYRRPEPYKGKGVRYADEVVRTKEAKKK from the coding sequence ATGTCTCGTGTTGCTAAAGCACCGGTCGTTGTTCCTGCCGGCGTTGATGTAAAAATCAACGGTCAGGTTATTACGATCAAAGGTAAAAACGGCGAGCTGACTCGTACTCTCAACGATGCTGTTGAAGTTAAACATGCAGATAATGCACTGACCTTCGGTCCGCGTGATGGTTACGCAGACGGTTGGGCTCAGGCTGGTACCGCGCGTGCCCTGCTGAACTCAATGGTTATCGGTGTTACCGAAGGCTTCACTAAGAAGCTGCAGCTGGTTGGTGTAGGTTATCGTGCAGCGGTCAAAGGGAATGTAGTAAACCTGGCTTTAGGTTTCTCTCACCCGGTTGATCATCAGCTGCCTGCGGGTATCACTGCAGAATGTCCGACTCAGACTGAAATCGTGCTGAAAGGCGCTGATAAGCAGGTGATCGGCCAGGTTGCAGCAGATCTGCGCGCCTACCGTCGTCCTGAGCCTTACAAAGGCAAGGGTGTTCGTTACGCCGACGAAGTCGTGCGTACCAAAGAGGCTAAGAAGAAGTAA
- the rplR gene encoding 50S ribosomal protein L18, whose amino-acid sequence MDKKSARIRRATRARRKLQELGATRLVVHRTPRHIYAQVIAPNGSEVLVAASTVEKAIAEQLKYTGNKDAAAAVGKAVAERALEKGIKDVSFDRSGFQYHGRVQALADAAREAGLQF is encoded by the coding sequence ATGGATAAGAAATCTGCTCGTATCCGTCGTGCGACCCGCGCACGCCGCAAGCTCCAGGAGCTGGGCGCAACTCGCCTGGTGGTACATCGTACCCCGCGTCACATTTACGCACAGGTAATTGCACCGAATGGTTCTGAAGTTCTGGTAGCTGCTTCTACTGTAGAAAAAGCTATCGCTGAACAACTGAAGTACACCGGTAACAAAGACGCTGCAGCAGCTGTGGGTAAAGCTGTCGCTGAACGCGCTCTGGAAAAAGGCATCAAAGATGTTTCCTTTGACCGTTCCGGGTTCCAATATCATGGTCGTGTCCAGGCACTGGCAGATGCTGCCCGTGAAGCTGGCCTTCAGTTCTAA
- the rpsE gene encoding 30S ribosomal protein S5 — protein MAHIEKQAGELQEKLIAVNRVSKTVKGGRIFSFTALTVVGDGNGRVGFGYGKAREVPAAIQKAMEKARRNMINVALNHGTLQHPVKGTHTGSRVFMQPASEGTGIIAGGAMRAVLEVAGVRNVLAKAYGSTNPINVVRATIDGLENMKSPDMVAAKRGKSVEEILGK, from the coding sequence ATGGCTCACATCGAAAAACAAGCTGGCGAACTGCAGGAAAAGCTGATCGCGGTAAACCGCGTATCTAAAACCGTTAAAGGTGGTCGTATTTTCTCCTTCACAGCTCTGACTGTAGTAGGCGATGGTAACGGTCGCGTTGGTTTTGGTTACGGTAAAGCGCGTGAAGTTCCAGCAGCGATCCAGAAAGCGATGGAAAAAGCCCGTCGCAATATGATTAACGTCGCGCTGAACCACGGCACCCTGCAGCACCCGGTTAAGGGTACTCACACGGGTTCTCGTGTATTCATGCAGCCGGCTTCCGAAGGTACCGGTATCATCGCCGGTGGTGCAATGCGCGCCGTTCTGGAAGTCGCTGGGGTTCGTAACGTTCTGGCTAAAGCGTATGGTTCCACTAACCCGATTAACGTGGTTCGTGCAACTATCGACGGTCTGGAAAACATGAAGTCCCCGGATATGGTCGCTGCCAAGCGTGGTAAATCCGTTGAAGAAATTCTGGGGAAATAA
- the rpmD gene encoding 50S ribosomal protein L30: MAKTIKITQTRSAIGRLPKHKATLLGLGLRRIGHTVEREDTPAVRGMVNAVSFMVKVEE; the protein is encoded by the coding sequence ATGGCAAAGACTATTAAAATTACTCAAACCCGCAGTGCAATCGGTCGTCTGCCGAAACACAAGGCAACGCTGCTTGGCCTGGGTCTGCGTCGTATTGGTCACACCGTAGAGCGCGAGGATACTCCTGCTGTTCGTGGTATGGTCAACGCGGTTTCCTTCATGGTTAAAGTTGAGGAGTAA
- the rplO gene encoding 50S ribosomal protein L15: MRLNTLSPAEGSKKAGKRLGRGIGSGLGKTGGRGHKGQKSRSGGGVRRGFEGGQMPLYRRLPKFGFTSRKAMITAEIRLSDLAHVEGDVVDLNALKAANIIGVQIEFAKVILSGEVTRPVTVRGLRVTKGARAAIEAAGGKIEE; encoded by the coding sequence ATGCGTTTAAATACTCTGTCTCCGGCCGAAGGCTCCAAAAAGGCGGGTAAACGCCTGGGTCGTGGTATCGGTTCTGGCCTCGGTAAAACCGGTGGTCGTGGTCACAAAGGTCAGAAATCTCGTTCTGGCGGTGGCGTACGTCGCGGTTTCGAGGGTGGTCAGATGCCTCTGTACCGTCGTCTGCCGAAATTCGGCTTCACTTCTCGTAAAGCGATGATCACTGCAGAGATCCGTCTCTCCGATCTGGCTCACGTAGAAGGCGATGTAGTAGACCTGAACGCGCTGAAAGCGGCTAACATTATCGGTGTCCAGATCGAGTTCGCGAAAGTGATCCTGTCTGGTGAGGTAACTCGCCCGGTAACTGTTCGTGGCCTGCGTGTGACTAAAGGTGCTCGTGCTGCTATCGAAGCTGCTGGCGGTAAAATTGAGGAATAA
- the secY gene encoding preprotein translocase subunit SecY encodes MAKQPGLDFQSAKGGLGELKRRLLFVVGALIVFRIGSFIPIPGIDAAVLAKLLEQQRGTIIEMFNMFSGGALSRASIFALGIMPYISASIIVQLLTVVYQPLAELKKEGESGRRKISQYTRYGTLVLAIFQSIGIATGLPNMPGMQGLVINPGFAFYFTAVVSLVTGTMFLMWLGEQITERGIGNGISIIIFAGIVAGLPPAIAHTIEQARQGDLHFLLLLLVAVLVFAVTFFVVFVERGQRRIVVNYAKRQQGRRVYAAQSTHLPLKVNMAGVIPAIFASSIILFPATITSWFGGGTGWNWLTTISLYLQPGQPLYVLLYASAIIFFCFFYTALVFNPRETADNLKKSGAFVPGIRPGEQTAKYIDKVMTRLTLVGALYITFICLIPEFMRDAMKVPFYFGGTSLLIVVVVIMDFMAQVQTLMMSSQYESALKKANLKGYGR; translated from the coding sequence ATGGCTAAACAACCGGGATTAGATTTTCAAAGTGCCAAAGGTGGCCTTGGCGAACTGAAACGCAGACTTCTGTTTGTGGTAGGTGCGCTGATAGTGTTCCGTATTGGCTCTTTTATTCCGATCCCTGGTATTGATGCCGCTGTACTTGCCAAACTGCTTGAGCAACAGCGAGGCACCATCATTGAAATGTTCAACATGTTCTCTGGTGGTGCTCTCAGCCGTGCTTCTATCTTTGCACTGGGGATTATGCCGTACATTTCGGCATCGATCATCGTGCAGCTGCTGACGGTGGTTTACCAACCGCTGGCGGAACTGAAGAAAGAAGGGGAGTCTGGTCGTCGTAAGATCAGCCAGTACACCCGCTACGGTACTCTGGTGCTGGCGATATTCCAGTCGATCGGTATTGCTACCGGTCTGCCGAATATGCCTGGTATGCAAGGCCTGGTAATTAATCCAGGCTTTGCATTCTATTTCACCGCTGTTGTCAGTCTGGTCACAGGGACTATGTTCCTGATGTGGCTCGGCGAACAGATCACTGAGCGTGGTATCGGTAACGGTATCTCGATCATTATCTTCGCCGGTATCGTTGCGGGACTCCCGCCAGCCATCGCCCATACTATCGAGCAAGCGCGTCAAGGCGACCTGCACTTCCTCCTGTTGCTGTTGGTTGCAGTATTAGTATTTGCAGTGACCTTCTTTGTTGTATTCGTTGAACGTGGTCAACGCCGCATTGTGGTAAACTACGCTAAACGTCAACAGGGTCGTCGTGTCTATGCTGCACAGAGCACACATTTACCGCTGAAAGTGAATATGGCGGGGGTAATCCCGGCAATCTTCGCTTCCAGTATTATACTGTTCCCGGCAACCATCACGTCATGGTTCGGGGGTGGTACTGGTTGGAACTGGCTGACAACAATTTCGCTGTATTTGCAGCCTGGGCAACCGCTTTATGTGTTACTCTATGCGTCTGCAATCATCTTCTTCTGTTTCTTCTACACGGCGTTGGTTTTCAACCCGCGTGAAACAGCAGATAACCTGAAGAAGTCCGGTGCATTTGTACCAGGAATTCGTCCGGGAGAGCAAACGGCGAAGTATATCGATAAAGTGATGACTCGCCTGACTCTAGTTGGTGCGTTGTACATTACTTTTATCTGCCTGATCCCGGAGTTCATGCGTGACGCGATGAAAGTGCCGTTCTACTTCGGTGGGACCTCGCTGCTTATCGTTGTTGTCGTGATTATGGACTTTATGGCTCAAGTGCAAACTCTGATGATGTCCAGTCAGTATGAGTCTGCATTGAAGAAGGCGAACCTGAAAGGCTACGGCCGTTAA
- the rpmJ gene encoding 50S ribosomal protein L36, with translation MKVRASVKKLCRNCKIVKRDGVIRVICSAEPKHKQRQG, from the coding sequence ATGAAAGTTCGTGCTTCCGTCAAGAAATTATGCCGTAACTGCAAAATCGTTAAGCGTGATGGTGTCATCCGTGTGATTTGCAGTGCCGAGCCGAAGCATAAACAGCGCCAAGGCTGA
- the rpsM gene encoding 30S ribosomal protein S13, giving the protein MARIAGINIPDHKHTVIALTAIFGIGKTRSKAICAETGIAENVKISELSEEQIDILREAVGKFVVEGDLRREITLSIKRLMDLGCYRGLRHRRGLPVRGQRTKTNARTRKGPRKPIKK; this is encoded by the coding sequence GTGGCCCGTATAGCAGGCATTAACATTCCTGATCACAAACATACCGTTATCGCTTTAACCGCTATTTTCGGTATCGGCAAAACCCGTTCTAAAGCCATCTGCGCTGAAACGGGCATCGCTGAAAATGTTAAGATCAGTGAGCTGTCTGAAGAACAAATTGATATTCTGCGTGAAGCAGTAGGTAAATTTGTCGTTGAAGGTGATCTGCGCCGTGAAATCACCCTGAGCATCAAGCGTCTGATGGACCTTGGTTGCTACCGTGGTTTGCGTCATCGTCGTGGTCTCCCGGTTCGCGGTCAGCGTACCAAGACCAACGCACGTACCCGTAAGGGTCCGCGTAAACCGATCAAGAAATAA
- the rpsK gene encoding 30S ribosomal protein S11 encodes MAKAPIRARKRVRKQVSDGVAHIHASFNNTIVTITDRQGNALGWATAGGSGFRGSRKSTPFAAQVAAERCAEAVKEYGIKNLEVMVKGPGPGRESTIRALNAAGFRITNITDVTPIPHNGCRPPKKRRV; translated from the coding sequence ATGGCAAAGGCACCAATTCGTGCACGTAAGCGTGTAAGAAAACAAGTCTCTGACGGCGTGGCTCATATCCATGCTTCTTTTAACAACACCATCGTTACCATTACTGATCGTCAGGGTAACGCACTGGGTTGGGCAACAGCCGGTGGTTCCGGTTTCCGTGGTTCTCGCAAATCCACTCCGTTTGCAGCTCAGGTTGCAGCAGAGCGTTGCGCAGAAGCCGTAAAAGAATACGGCATCAAGAATCTGGAAGTTATGGTCAAAGGTCCGGGTCCGGGTCGCGAATCTACCATTCGTGCACTGAACGCCGCTGGTTTCCGCATCACTAATATTACTGATGTGACTCCGATCCCTCATAACGGTTGTCGTCCGCCGAAAAAACGTCGCGTATAA
- the rpsD gene encoding 30S ribosomal protein S4, whose amino-acid sequence MARYLGPKLKLSRREGTDLFLKSGVRAIDTKCKIEQAPGQHGARKPRLSDYGVQLREKQKVRRMYGVLERQFRNYYKEAARLKGNTGENLLALLEGRLDNVVYRMGFGATRAEARQLVSHKAIMVNGRVVNIASYQVKANDVVSIREKAKKQSRVKAALELAEQREKPTWLEVDAGKMEGTFKRQPERSDLSADINEHLIVELYSK is encoded by the coding sequence ATGGCAAGATATTTGGGTCCTAAGCTCAAGCTGAGCCGTCGTGAGGGCACCGACTTATTCCTTAAGTCTGGCGTTCGCGCGATCGATACCAAGTGTAAAATTGAACAAGCTCCTGGCCAGCACGGTGCGCGTAAGCCGCGTCTGTCTGACTATGGTGTGCAGTTGCGTGAAAAGCAAAAAGTTCGCCGTATGTACGGTGTGCTGGAGCGTCAGTTCCGTAACTACTATAAAGAAGCAGCACGTCTGAAAGGCAACACCGGTGAAAACCTGTTGGCTCTGCTGGAAGGTCGTCTGGACAACGTTGTATACCGTATGGGCTTCGGCGCCACTCGTGCTGAAGCACGCCAGCTGGTTAGCCACAAAGCGATTATGGTAAACGGTCGTGTTGTTAACATCGCTTCTTATCAGGTTAAAGCGAATGACGTTGTCAGCATTCGTGAGAAAGCGAAAAAGCAATCTCGCGTGAAAGCCGCTCTGGAGCTGGCTGAGCAGCGTGAAAAGCCAACCTGGCTGGAAGTTGATGCTGGCAAGATGGAAGGTACGTTCAAGCGTCAGCCGGAGCGTTCTGATCTGTCTGCGGACATTAACGAACACCTGATCGTCGAGCTTTACTCCAAGTAA
- a CDS encoding DNA-directed RNA polymerase subunit alpha, which translates to MQGSVTEFLKPRLVDIEQVSSTHAKVTLEPLERGFGHTLGNALRRILLSSMPGCAVTEVEIDGVLHEYSTKEGVQEDILEILLNLKGLAVRVQGKDEVILTLNKSGIGPVTAADITHDGDVEIVKPQHVICHLTDENAAISMRIKVQRGRGYVPASARIHSEEDERPIGRLLVDACYSPVERIAYNVEAARVEQRTDLDKLVIEMETNGTIDPEEAIRRAATILAEQLEAFVDLRDVRQPEVKEEKPEFDPILLRPVDDLELTVRSANCLKAEAIHYIGDLVQRTEVELLKTPNLGKKSLTEIKDVLASRGLSLGMRLENWPPASIADE; encoded by the coding sequence ATGCAGGGTTCTGTGACAGAGTTTCTAAAACCGCGCCTGGTCGATATCGAGCAAGTGAGTTCGACGCACGCCAAGGTGACCCTTGAGCCTTTAGAGCGTGGCTTCGGCCATACTCTGGGTAACGCACTGCGCCGTATTCTGCTCTCATCGATGCCGGGTTGCGCGGTGACCGAGGTTGAGATTGATGGTGTACTGCACGAGTACAGCACCAAAGAAGGCGTTCAGGAAGACATCCTTGAAATCCTGCTCAACCTGAAAGGGCTGGCGGTGAGAGTTCAGGGTAAAGATGAAGTCATCCTTACTTTGAATAAATCTGGCATTGGCCCTGTGACCGCAGCCGACATTACCCACGACGGTGATGTCGAAATCGTCAAGCCGCAGCACGTGATTTGCCACCTGACTGATGAGAACGCTGCTATTAGCATGCGTATCAAAGTTCAGCGCGGTCGCGGTTATGTGCCGGCTTCTGCCCGAATTCATTCGGAAGAAGATGAGCGCCCAATCGGCCGTCTGCTGGTCGACGCCTGCTACAGCCCTGTAGAGCGTATTGCCTACAATGTTGAAGCTGCGCGTGTAGAACAGCGTACCGACCTGGACAAGCTGGTCATCGAAATGGAAACCAACGGCACAATCGATCCTGAAGAGGCGATTCGTCGTGCGGCAACCATCCTGGCTGAACAACTGGAAGCTTTTGTTGACCTACGTGATGTACGTCAGCCAGAAGTGAAAGAAGAGAAACCAGAATTCGATCCGATCCTGCTGCGCCCTGTTGACGATCTGGAATTGACTGTCCGCTCTGCTAACTGCCTCAAGGCAGAAGCTATCCACTATATCGGTGATCTGGTACAGCGTACCGAGGTTGAGTTGCTGAAAACGCCGAACCTGGGTAAAAAATCTCTTACTGAGATTAAAGACGTGCTGGCTTCCCGTGGACTGTCTCTGGGCATGCGCCTGGAAAACTGGCCACCAGCAAGCATTGCTGACGAGTAA